The Methanocorpusculum vombati genome segment AGAAAATTATTATGATTGCTTGCCGTGATCCCGTGTCAGATAATAAAACACCGGTGTATCAGCAAGTGCAAACACCCACTTCACCACATACTGACTCACCATCATCCACCCCAGATTTGGTACAACGCCCCAGAACCCGATAGTAATAAAGATCACCGTATCAAACAGCTGACTTACCATCGTACTTCCATTATTTCGCATCCACTTCGGCTCAAATCGTCCCCGCAGCCAGTGAAACAGATGCACATCCAGCGTTTGGGCAACACCATACGCAACCAGAGATGCCAGAACAAACCGGGCACTGGTACCAAGCGTCTCCGCAAACGAACTCTGGAACTCAAGCATATAGCCTGCCGGCGGCAGATAAATTGCAATATAGATCAGAACCAGCGAAAAGATCTGCACAACAAAACCCAGATGCACTGTCCGGCGTGCCTCCTCTCTCCCCCAAATCTCACTGATCACATCCGTACACAAAAACGTAATCGGATATGCAATCACCGCGGCAGGAATCTCAATCCATCCAATACAAACAACCTTTGCTGCAATAATATTGGAAACGATCAGACTCACCACAAAAAAACAGGTCAGCACCACAAGAGACCGCTCACTCTTAATCAATCATCTCACCATCCAAAGATTCCATTATGTTGGTGCTGAAAGTATATCTCTACTATCTAAAAAAAGAAAAAAATTATTGCTCATTCAGCGCATTGATCGGATCCATATTTGCCGCACGCCATGCCGGATACAGCGCAGACAACAGACCGACCGTCATACCGACCGCAACTCCCAGAGGAATATACATAAGCACATTCGCCGAGAACGTATAGTTCAGCACATCCGCAAGACTCACCTGCACCTGTTCAACCGGAAGCCCCATCATCTGCATCATGGCCGCATTCGGGTTCAGCGTTGCCGCACTCTCCGCGATCATATCGCGGGCCTTAAACAACGCAAAGACCAGACTGAGAACACCGCCGATAATAGAACCGACAATCGACATAATCCCTGCCTCACAGAGGAACATCGTTAGAACCTGACGCTTCTTGGTACCGATACTCCGCAGAATACCGATCTCATGCGTCCGCTGGGTAACCGACATCAGCATCACATTAAAGATACCAACCGCGGCAACCAGCAGTGCAATGGCCCCCATCGACATCATTTCCTTCGAAGACGAAGCAATGATATCTTTTACCGGCTGTGTTGCTGCACTGGAATTCGTAATATCCACACGGCTCCCCTTCTCGTTCAGATATCCGTCAATCTTCTCCTGCATCTCCGGTGCGGCACTGACATCCTTTACCACCACAACGGCCGACTCGTATCCCTTTGTCAGCATGGAATAGGTATTAAAGTTTGATTTAAACCAGCTGTCGCTCCCGACAACACTGTTATCGGATGAGATCATCAGACCTTCACCGGTATTCTTCATGATACCGCTGATCTTTACCTTCACGTTCTTCTGCTGGCCACTCTTGTACACTTTGAAGATCAGCTCATCACCTACGGTTACCTCATTCTTCTTTGCAAATTTGGAACCGACCAGAACCTCACTCTTGACCTTCGGGTACTTTCCGGACTCCAGCACAAACATTGAGGGGAGATACTTGTTCTCAATACCGTACACGTTGACGTAATTGCTCATGAAGTCATTGGGATCTTTCTGGGGCCGTTTCTTGTCTGAGTATTCATCCTCCACAACCTCGAAGGTGGACATCGTTGATTTGTAGGGAATCACCGGATACGGTGTCGTAATCTTACCCAGCTCCCGTATCTGCTTGTCGGTAATTCCTTCCATCTTCGGCTGGACGTACCCGCCACTGTCATACGCTGCAACAGACGTTGAGACCATCATTCCACCAACTACGCCATAGTAGTTGGTGGACTCCTCATACTGGTTCCAGAGATATGTGTAGTTCACCTGAAGATAGATCGACTCGCCGATCTCATTCATCGACTGAAACTGTGAGTTCTCCAGAATTGCTCCGGACATGCCGGTCGTTGCAATGGCTATAATACCAATTGTAATTCCAAGAATCGCCAGAATGGATCTGAATTTATTCAGCCGGAGATTACGGAGTGCAAGCTGAAAAAATATAAGTGGATTCATGGATGATGATTATTTTCTGGTCCGGAGAACAATACCAAGGGCTACCAGACCGACAACCGCAAAGGCAGGAATCATGACCGGTGAACTCTGAGTCTGCGGTTTTTCCGTCGGAGTCAGATCGTAGTCAATGATACTGACAACGTTCTGTTCCTGATGGTACATGTTCAGCTCATCCTGATAGGTTACGATGATCGGAACGGTTGTCGGTTCACCACTGACGGAGAAGCTGAGTTCAAACTCTCCGTTGTCATTGCCTTCAATGACACCGAGTGCTGCCTGATAGGATCCTTCCGGGATTGCCGGAGGGCCTGCCACGACGACGACGGAGGAGACGTCACGCAGACCGGGGTTATAGATGGTTCCGGTAACTTTGTATTTGTTTTCGTACTTGGTTGCAACAAGGTCGGAGATGACGACACTGCTGCTTCCGGTGACGTAGACGGGGATCTCAACGGTACTGGAGTGGGTGTTCTTGCCGTTGCGGTACTCGGACTTTACGATAAGGTTGGTATCGCCGGCTGTAGCAATGTCGATCTCAATATCGGTGTAGTTGTTGGCTGTGACTGTTCCGAGGAAGTATCCATCCTGTTTGCTGGTGATGCCATCACCGCTGATGGAGATGGTGAGGCCGGTGATCTGATAGGCACGCGGGTTTCCGATACGGAGTTTGTATTTGCCCATGCTTCCCTGCGAGATCATGTTCGGTTTTTCGATGAACTGGATGCTCAGGTCGGAATCGTCAATCTCGATGGGAATCTGTACACGAACCGGGTTGGTGACACTTCCTCCTCCTTCGACGGTGTAGTCAACAGAGAAGTAGGGGTATGCCATGCCGACCGTGGTGGAACCGGTTGGTTTGATTTGCAGACTGACGGCGGTTTCCCCACCGGCACCGAGAAGTCCGACCGGAACCATCTGTTTGCTGTTGAGGTACTGGAACTGACCACCCAGAAGTGCCGGCATGCCGACGTTAACCGGAGTGGATCCGGCGTTTTTCAGGGTAACGGTAAGAATGCCTTCGTCCCCGGGATAGAAGACTTTGGGATCCAAGCTGTATCCTGTTACAATTACCTGGCCGCTTGTTGTGGTTTCCGCGGCTGCGGCATTTCCTGCACAGGAAAATATCAATAGTATGCAGACAAGCGTTCCGAGGATCGCTGTGCGAGCGGTTGCTCTCATATGAAAGAATCGTTAGTTCTCTACCTATATGAATGTAATCAACAATTTACATTATGTAATCGTGGGGCTACAATCTTTTTGCAATGGAGTCGACAGCAGTAAAGACTGCGTCCATCTCTGGTTTCATGATTGCGACGGGTACGTCTACGAGCCGTTCGATAAGGGATGCGAGAATGGGAGCACAGATGATTCCTGCAGCACCGTCGTATCGCGCCCGAACTGCGGCAAGGATACAGTCATCAAGTGAGTTGGCGGTGTAGCCTTTGATGCGGTATTCGATGCCGCCAATGTCAACTTTTGTTCCTTCTATCTCATCGAGCAGAAATTTTGCTGCAATAAGGGCGATGAATTTTCCATGGTGCGGGGAGAAGACGTTGACGATTTTTTTGACGGTGGATAAACGGGGGTCGCGTTCCCCGGAGGATATTTTGTAAAGCGTAACTGGGGGGATTCCTGTTTCTTCGGAGAGTTGGCGGATTGTCATGCTGCGACGGTCGAGTTCTTCGGAGAGTGCGGTTTTGAAGTCGGTTTCAAATATTCGCTGTTCAAACATTCTGATATTATTGTATACGAATCCTGGTATATATTGTACATTGATTTTTTGAGTGATTTTTGTTTGGTAGGATTCAATGTTTTTGTAGGTGGTAGGATTCAATTTGTCTGGTTGTTATTTGTTGTACTT includes the following:
- a CDS encoding queuosine precursor transporter — protein: MIKSERSLVVLTCFFVVSLIVSNIIAAKVVCIGWIEIPAAVIAYPITFLCTDVISEIWGREEARRTVHLGFVVQIFSLVLIYIAIYLPPAGYMLEFQSSFAETLGTSARFVLASLVAYGVAQTLDVHLFHWLRGRFEPKWMRNNGSTMVSQLFDTVIFITIGFWGVVPNLGWMMVSQYVVKWVFALADTPVFYYLTRDHGKQS
- a CDS encoding helix-turn-helix domain-containing protein — translated: MFEQRIFETDFKTALSEELDRRSMTIRQLSEETGIPPVTLYKISSGERDPRLSTVKKIVNVFSPHHGKFIALIAAKFLLDEIEGTKVDIGGIEYRIKGYTANSLDDCILAAVRARYDGAAGIICAPILASLIERLVDVPVAIMKPEMDAVFTAVDSIAKRL
- a CDS encoding ABC transporter permease, translated to MNPLIFFQLALRNLRLNKFRSILAILGITIGIIAIATTGMSGAILENSQFQSMNEIGESIYLQVNYTYLWNQYEESTNYYGVVGGMMVSTSVAAYDSGGYVQPKMEGITDKQIRELGKITTPYPVIPYKSTMSTFEVVEDEYSDKKRPQKDPNDFMSNYVNVYGIENKYLPSMFVLESGKYPKVKSEVLVGSKFAKKNEVTVGDELIFKVYKSGQQKNVKVKISGIMKNTGEGLMISSDNSVVGSDSWFKSNFNTYSMLTKGYESAVVVVKDVSAAPEMQEKIDGYLNEKGSRVDITNSSAATQPVKDIIASSSKEMMSMGAIALLVAAVGIFNVMLMSVTQRTHEIGILRSIGTKKRQVLTMFLCEAGIMSIVGSIIGGVLSLVFALFKARDMIAESAATLNPNAAMMQMMGLPVEQVQVSLADVLNYTFSANVLMYIPLGVAVGMTVGLLSALYPAWRAANMDPINALNEQ
- a CDS encoding COG1361 S-layer family protein — translated: MRATARTAILGTLVCILLIFSCAGNAAAAETTTSGQVIVTGYSLDPKVFYPGDEGILTVTLKNAGSTPVNVGMPALLGGQFQYLNSKQMVPVGLLGAGGETAVSLQIKPTGSTTVGMAYPYFSVDYTVEGGGSVTNPVRVQIPIEIDDSDLSIQFIEKPNMISQGSMGKYKLRIGNPRAYQITGLTISISGDGITSKQDGYFLGTVTANNYTDIEIDIATAGDTNLIVKSEYRNGKNTHSSTVEIPVYVTGSSSVVISDLVATKYENKYKVTGTIYNPGLRDVSSVVVVAGPPAIPEGSYQAALGVIEGNDNGEFELSFSVSGEPTTVPIIVTYQDELNMYHQEQNVVSIIDYDLTPTEKPQTQSSPVMIPAFAVVGLVALGIVLRTRK